In Mucilaginibacter sp. KACC 22063, the genomic stretch GGGAGTAGTCTTTTTCAAATTTTGCATTGGCAGCCTGGGTATAAGTGTCTGCGCTATCTGACCCGGCTAAGGCGCCCAATAGTATCGCAGCATCCTTTACAGTACGTGCCATAGGCCCGGCAGTGTCCTGTGTTTTTGAAATCGGGATAATACCTGTGCGGCTTAACAAACCTACGGTAGGTTTAATACCGACAATACCATTAACCGATGATGGCGACACTACCGATCCATCTGTTTCGGTACCTATGGCTACCGTACACAAATTGGCAGCAACCGCTGCACCCGAGCCCGAGCTCGACCCGCTTGGGTTACGGTCAAGCACATAAGGGTCTTTTGTTTGTCCGCCACGGCTGCTCCAGCCGCTGGTAGAATGCTCCGAACGGAAGTTGGCCCATTCGCTCAGGTTTGTTTTTCCCAAGATCACAGCACCAGCCTCTCTCAGTTTTTTAACGATAAAGGCATCTTTGTTAGCATGGTTGTCCATTAGTGCTATAGAACCTGCTGTAGTCAGCATTTTATCGCCGGTATCAATGTTATCCTTTATTAAAACCGGGATACCATGTAATGGCCCGCGCACTTTACCTGCGGCACGCTCTTTATCCCGGGCATCGGCAATAGATAAGGCATCTTTATTCAGTTCGATAACTGCATTCAGCCTAGGTCCGCTTTTATCAATGGCAGCAATACGTTTCAGGTACATCTCACATAGGGTACGGGATGTCAGTTTTCTGTCGCGCATTTTTTGTTGCAACTGATCTATCGTTGTTTCATTCAGCTCAAATGTGTCTTTAGCTGTTGATGGTGTATGTCCGGCCGCTTCGCTTGCAGATACGCCGCTCAGTACAGCTCCAATAGTTAATCCGGCTAACGAGCCGGTTTTAATGAAATTTCTTCTTTGCATTATTTAGTTAATAGTTAGTCAGTAGTTTTTTGCGCCCATAATATCGCCCACATGATGTTCTTCCAGATCACATCAACCGCATCAAAACCAGCAGTCTCCAGTTCCTTTAAATGACATATTACAGGCGTATGATAATCATGCGCATCCTGGTGCTCCATCCACATCTCCCAGTCGGCCTCGGTCGAACCCAGTTTTAAAGCTTCGTTCTTCCAGCGACTAATGTGCTTCTCGTAAATCTCTTCGGTTATTCCGCGTGTCTGGTCGGCAAAAACAAATACACCGCCCGGTTTAAGCATCCGGAATATCTTTTTGTATAAGTCTGCCTTTTGGCTGTCTGCAATGTGATGTATTGCAATGCTTGAAATCACCAGGTCAAAGCTTTGTGCGGGGAAGTCGAGATCATTAAAATCCTGCTGATGATAGCTGATATTGTCATGGTCTTTAAAGCGCAAGCGGCATTCGTTTAAAATATCTGCCGACAGGTCAAGCGCATGGATTTGTGCATCGGGAAAATGCTGTAAAGCTGCTTCTGTTAGATTGCCCGTTCCGCAGCCTAAATCTAAGATATTTCTTGGTTGTAAATCATCAGGAATATAATGAAAGATGTTATAGAACATCTCATTGTAACGCGGCACACAGCGGCTGATCAGGTCTGTATAGCGCGAACTTAGCTGGTCATAAAAGCTTTCAACAGATTGCATGTCCTAAAGTTAATGGTTCGTGGTTAATAGTTCATAGTTAATGATATATTCTTCTGCTGATGGGTTGATCCATTAGCCATTAAGTATGAACTAACTAATAAATTTCCTTATCTTCACCGCCCAAATAGAATTTTGCAAAATGAAACTTTTAGAAGGAAAAACTGCATTAGTTACCGGTGCTTCAAAAGGCATTGGCCGTATGATAGCTCAGAAATTTGCCGAGCATGGCGCTAATGTGGCATTTACCTATTTATCATCGGTAGAAAAAGGCCAGGCGCTTGAGCAGGAATTGCAGGCTTATGGAACTAAAGTAAAAGGCTACCGCTCTGACGCTTCGAAATTTGACGAAGCCGAAAAACTAATCAATGATATTGTTGCCGACTTTGGCACACTGAATATAGTAGTGAACAATGCGGGCATCACTAAAGATAACCTGTTGCTGCGTATGAACGAAGAATCATGGGACGATGTAATCAGCGTTAACCTTAAATCGGTTTTCAACGTTACCAAAGCTGCATCTAAGATCATGATGAAAAATCGTGGTGGTTCATTCATTAACATCAGCTCTGTTGTTGGCGTAAATGGCAATGCAGGCCAGGCAAACTACGCGGCATCTAAAGCTGGTATCATCGGTTTCTCCAAATCAATTGCTAAAGAATTAGGTTCACGTAATATCCGTACCAACGTGGTTACTCCGGGTTTTATCAAAACTGAAATGACCGACGTTTTAGACCCTAAAGTGGTTGAAGGCTGGGAAGCAGGTATCCCGCTTAAACGTGGCGGCGAAGCAGGCGAAGTTGCCGATGTTTGCGTATTCCTGGCATCAGACATGTCATCATACGTTACAGGGCAGGTGCTTGGCGTTGACGGCGGTATGTAATTGTTAAAAATATGGGTGAAGCTTCGATTGCTGAAACCATTATAAATATGGCTACTGAAAGAGGGGCGGATAAAAGTATCTGCCCCTCTGACGTTGCAAGGGTTTTGTTTCCTGCCGATTGGCGCAAGCACATGGACGAAATAAGGGCCGAAGCTGTAAAGCTTAATCAACAAGGTAGGGTATTAATCACTCAAAAAGGTGAACCCATTGATACTGCAACCATTAAAGGCCCGATCAGGATACGCATTGTTGAGGCTTGATAAAAGCCGCTAATATTAGGTTGCCATAAACCATCTCCACAATATTTTTTGCATTTTGCAGTCGTAATAAATCACGCATAGCGCTTTAATGCTTCTATTTTCTATAACATGGGGTACAATTTCCGGATGGTGGACGTTAGCTTGTCTGGCTGCAGGGTTGTTGTATGCCTGGTTAATGTATCGCAAGCCGGTAAGCCTGAACAGGACCTATCGTTATTTATTGGCATCGGCGAGAGGGATAGCCGTATTTCTGATCTGTTTTTTATTGCTTTCACCGCTCGTAAAGTCTGTCAATTATCAACCGCAAAAACCACTTATCCTGATTGCACAGGATAATTCTGAATCCATTGCACGCTTTGAACCTTCTAATACCGACAATATCAGTTTATCTGTAAACGGACTGGCTAAACTAAAGGAAACATTAGGCGCCGATTATGATGTACGCGAGTTTAATTTTGATGGAACCCTCAAACCCGGGCTGACAAAAAAATTTAATGGCAGGCAAACTAACATTGCTGCGGCTATACGCCAGTTGAACGACCAGTTTGTTAATCAAAATATTGGTGCCGTAATATTGGCTACAGATGGCATTTATAACCAGGGCAGCAACCCGCAATACGAAGCTAAAAACTTTAAAGCGAATATATATACAGTTGCTATGGGCGATACTACCCCCCGCCGCGATCTGCTGATCAGTAATGTAAACTACAACAAAACAGCTTTTTTAGGCAACGACTTTGAGCTTGAACTTTTAACCGAAGCTTACATGAGCAACGGCGAAACCATGCATGTAACCATTACCGAAGGTGGCAGGCAGGTTTACAACAGCAACACCGCTATCAAAAGCAACAACTTCCATAAACTGTTGCCTGTAAAACTTACAGCC encodes the following:
- a CDS encoding amidase is translated as MQRRNFIKTGSLAGLTIGAVLSGVSASEAAGHTPSTAKDTFELNETTIDQLQQKMRDRKLTSRTLCEMYLKRIAAIDKSGPRLNAVIELNKDALSIADARDKERAAGKVRGPLHGIPVLIKDNIDTGDKMLTTAGSIALMDNHANKDAFIVKKLREAGAVILGKTNLSEWANFRSEHSTSGWSSRGGQTKDPYVLDRNPSGSSSGSGAAVAANLCTVAIGTETDGSVVSPSSVNGIVGIKPTVGLLSRTGIIPISKTQDTAGPMARTVKDAAILLGALAGSDSADTYTQAANAKFEKDYSRFCDANGLKGKRLGLEKTALKANAPTLALLHQALEVLRSKGATIVEIELNKELQQIGRAEYQVLLYEFKAGLNAYLSTSNAKYKTLTELIAFNKKNEAKAMPFFKQEIFEDAEQKGDLNTPAYLEALKKSNGLSRSIIDKMLQENQLDAIIGPTNGFPICIDLANGDYDNGFSFSSPAAMAGYPHITVPMGHWHDLPMGLSFFGTAFNEGELISLAYAYEQASKKRKAPSFKPVLV
- a CDS encoding class I SAM-dependent methyltransferase — its product is MQSVESFYDQLSSRYTDLISRCVPRYNEMFYNIFHYIPDDLQPRNILDLGCGTGNLTEAALQHFPDAQIHALDLSADILNECRLRFKDHDNISYHQQDFNDLDFPAQSFDLVISSIAIHHIADSQKADLYKKIFRMLKPGGVFVFADQTRGITEEIYEKHISRWKNEALKLGSTEADWEMWMEHQDAHDYHTPVICHLKELETAGFDAVDVIWKNIMWAILWAQKTTD
- the fabG gene encoding 3-oxoacyl-[acyl-carrier-protein] reductase; its protein translation is MKLLEGKTALVTGASKGIGRMIAQKFAEHGANVAFTYLSSVEKGQALEQELQAYGTKVKGYRSDASKFDEAEKLINDIVADFGTLNIVVNNAGITKDNLLLRMNEESWDDVISVNLKSVFNVTKAASKIMMKNRGGSFINISSVVGVNGNAGQANYAASKAGIIGFSKSIAKELGSRNIRTNVVTPGFIKTEMTDVLDPKVVEGWEAGIPLKRGGEAGEVADVCVFLASDMSSYVTGQVLGVDGGM
- a CDS encoding DUF3253 domain-containing protein, whose amino-acid sequence is MGEASIAETIINMATERGADKSICPSDVARVLFPADWRKHMDEIRAEAVKLNQQGRVLITQKGEPIDTATIKGPIRIRIVEA